The proteins below come from a single Methyloprofundus sedimenti genomic window:
- a CDS encoding 3-hydroxyacyl-CoA dehydrogenase/enoyl-CoA hydratase family protein, with protein sequence MNIEKVAVIGAGVMGSGIAAHIANAGIPVYLLDIVAKDSSQRNTIAEGAIAKMLKTRPAPFMHSKNARLITAGNIEDDLEQLAEVDWVIEAVIENPAIKQELYQKLDRICGPNTLISSNTSTLPLKILSAKQTGSFKRRFMITHFFNPPRYMRLLELVTSAELDQDLFQAVCDFADVKLGKGNVLCKDTPGFIANRIGTFWMQTAVLEAIELKLSVEQCDAALSLFGIPKTGIFGLLDLIGLDLMPHVLNNFKQVLKPEDRLHSITAVPQILQTMISEGNTGRKGKGGFYRLQAEGKTKIKQVIDLQRGTYHLSKRFKIEGITHNPADLRQFLEADDALSIYAWRVWSATFIYAAELIPEIADNINAIDSAMRLGYNWRYGPFELLDRLGVEWFMQKIKPEHQLLPELIVDGKSLYRTESGLLQYRDKSGNYRPIERADGVILLSDIKLQKPAIQENASASLWDIGDGIVCLEFHSKMNTQNPDTMGLIQQSIAIVSAEYKAMVIYNEGEHFSAGANLNLLAPAILGGDWDTVKSIVQLGQNTFRALKYAPFPVVAAPSGLALGGGCEILLHCDAIQAHAELYMGLVEVGVGLVPAWGGCKELLGRWLTLPKRPGGPMPAIAQTFETIGLAKVSGSAQEAKELLYMANSDVISMNKSRLLADAKARALALVNDYQIPEQVVYQLPGKSAWSALAITIDSMHKAGKASAYDVQITQQLARVLSGGDADITQPLTEQNILDLELESFIYLVQQPGTLARLEHMLKTGKPLRN encoded by the coding sequence ATGAATATTGAAAAAGTTGCCGTTATTGGTGCAGGTGTGATGGGGAGTGGTATTGCCGCTCACATAGCTAATGCTGGCATTCCAGTCTATTTACTGGATATTGTGGCTAAAGACAGCAGTCAGCGTAATACTATTGCTGAAGGTGCTATAGCAAAAATGCTAAAAACCAGGCCAGCACCGTTTATGCACAGCAAAAATGCCCGATTGATTACTGCGGGTAATATAGAAGACGATTTAGAGCAACTGGCAGAGGTCGACTGGGTGATTGAAGCTGTGATTGAAAATCCGGCTATCAAACAGGAATTGTATCAAAAGCTAGATCGTATCTGTGGGCCTAATACGCTGATCTCCTCAAATACCTCAACTTTGCCGCTGAAAATATTATCCGCTAAGCAGACAGGTAGTTTTAAGCGGCGCTTTATGATTACGCATTTTTTTAACCCGCCGCGTTATATGCGCTTGCTGGAGTTAGTGACTTCAGCTGAGTTGGATCAAGATCTATTTCAGGCTGTTTGTGATTTTGCTGATGTTAAATTAGGTAAGGGTAACGTACTCTGTAAAGACACACCTGGATTTATTGCCAATCGTATTGGTACATTCTGGATGCAAACGGCAGTATTGGAAGCCATTGAACTTAAGTTGAGTGTTGAGCAATGTGATGCTGCACTGAGTCTGTTTGGTATTCCCAAAACAGGCATATTTGGTTTATTAGATTTAATCGGGCTGGATTTAATGCCGCATGTACTCAATAATTTTAAACAGGTGTTAAAGCCTGAAGACCGATTGCATAGCATTACTGCGGTGCCGCAGATATTACAAACCATGATTTCAGAGGGCAATACCGGACGTAAGGGCAAGGGAGGTTTCTATCGTTTACAAGCCGAAGGTAAAACAAAAATTAAACAGGTGATTGATCTACAGCGGGGGACTTATCATCTGAGCAAACGTTTTAAAATTGAAGGAATAACACATAATCCGGCTGATTTAAGACAATTTCTTGAAGCTGATGATGCACTGAGTATTTATGCATGGCGAGTATGGTCAGCCACCTTTATTTATGCTGCGGAATTAATCCCGGAAATTGCAGATAATATTAATGCTATAGATAGTGCAATGCGGCTTGGTTATAACTGGCGGTATGGGCCATTTGAACTGTTAGACCGTTTAGGAGTCGAATGGTTTATGCAAAAAATCAAACCAGAGCACCAGCTTTTGCCTGAACTTATCGTTGATGGGAAAAGCTTATACCGCACTGAGTCAGGTCTTTTGCAATACCGGGATAAGTCAGGCAATTACCGCCCGATAGAGCGAGCAGACGGGGTTATACTGCTTAGTGATATCAAATTACAAAAACCGGCTATTCAGGAAAATGCATCAGCAAGCCTCTGGGATATTGGCGATGGCATAGTTTGTCTGGAATTTCACAGCAAAATGAATACGCAGAATCCTGATACGATGGGCTTAATTCAGCAAAGTATTGCTATAGTCTCGGCTGAATACAAAGCTATGGTTATTTATAATGAAGGTGAACATTTTTCAGCAGGCGCCAATTTAAACTTATTGGCACCTGCAATTCTTGGCGGAGATTGGGATACTGTCAAATCGATAGTGCAATTAGGTCAAAATACTTTTCGAGCATTAAAGTACGCGCCTTTTCCGGTCGTTGCCGCACCTTCTGGACTGGCTTTAGGGGGCGGCTGTGAAATCTTACTTCACTGTGATGCTATTCAGGCGCATGCCGAGTTATACATGGGGCTAGTGGAAGTCGGTGTCGGTCTGGTGCCCGCCTGGGGGGGCTGTAAGGAACTTTTAGGGCGTTGGTTAACATTACCGAAACGTCCCGGAGGTCCAATGCCAGCAATTGCGCAAACTTTTGAAACCATTGGACTTGCTAAAGTATCCGGATCGGCTCAGGAAGCTAAAGAGTTATTATATATGGCCAATTCTGATGTTATTAGCATGAATAAATCACGCTTGCTGGCTGATGCCAAAGCGCGAGCACTGGCTTTGGTAAATGATTACCAAATACCAGAACAGGTTGTCTATCAACTGCCCGGGAAAAGTGCCTGGTCAGCTTTGGCTATCACAATAGATTCAATGCATAAAGCGGGCAAGGCATCAGCCTATGATGTACAAATAACTCAGCAACTGGCACGGGTATTAAGTGGTGGTGATGCTGATATTACTCAGCCTTTAACTGAACAGAATATACTTGATTTAGAGCTTGAAAGCTTTATATATCTGGTGCAACAGCCTGGTACGCTGGCTCGACTGGAACATATGCTTAAAACCGGAAAACCGCTCAGAAATTAA
- a CDS encoding thiolase family protein, whose protein sequence is MKNVVIAAYARSPFTPANKGALMTVRADDMTAQVVKALIAKSGIDANDIEDLILGCAFPEGEQGMNMARLVVYLAELPVSVAGVTINRFCGSSMQAIHFAAGAIQMDAGDAYICAGVESMSRIPMGGYNYLPNPELYQRYPQAYINMGETAENLANKYHISRFDQEVFALLSQQKAYLAQQQGLLDEEIIPIVSSRGTQIIRDTCLRPDSNAESMAELKPAFSSDGSVTAATSSPLTDGAAAVLVCSEEYADAHGLAKLARIKAIAVSACLPEIMGIGPVAATKKALQRAKLSLSDMDIVELNEAFSAQSLAVLQDLPIAAERLNIDGGAISLGHPLGATGARITGKAASLLQREKKQFALATQCIGGGQGIATILEAVS, encoded by the coding sequence ATGAAAAACGTGGTAATTGCAGCCTACGCAAGGTCGCCGTTCACTCCGGCTAATAAAGGTGCTCTGATGACTGTCAGAGCAGATGATATGACAGCACAAGTCGTGAAAGCACTGATTGCTAAATCGGGTATTGATGCAAATGATATAGAAGATTTAATTCTGGGATGTGCTTTCCCTGAAGGAGAGCAAGGAATGAATATGGCTCGACTGGTAGTTTATCTGGCAGAGCTCCCGGTTAGTGTCGCGGGTGTAACAATTAATCGATTTTGTGGTTCATCTATGCAGGCCATACATTTTGCAGCGGGTGCAATCCAGATGGATGCAGGTGATGCCTATATTTGTGCGGGTGTTGAGTCGATGAGCCGGATACCTATGGGAGGGTACAATTATTTACCTAACCCGGAGCTATATCAACGCTATCCCCAGGCATATATCAATATGGGTGAAACAGCTGAAAATCTGGCAAATAAATATCATATCTCACGGTTTGATCAGGAGGTTTTTGCACTATTGAGTCAGCAAAAAGCATATCTAGCCCAGCAGCAAGGCTTGCTGGACGAGGAAATTATTCCAATCGTATCCAGTCGCGGGACGCAAATTATTCGGGATACATGTCTGCGCCCTGATTCCAATGCGGAGAGCATGGCTGAGTTGAAACCAGCATTTTCATCAGATGGTAGTGTTACCGCGGCCACGTCTTCACCGCTTACCGATGGTGCTGCTGCAGTGCTGGTCTGTAGTGAGGAGTATGCCGATGCTCATGGATTAGCAAAATTAGCGCGTATTAAAGCGATAGCCGTATCCGCCTGTTTGCCAGAAATTATGGGTATTGGCCCTGTTGCTGCGACAAAAAAAGCACTACAACGGGCTAAATTATCTCTGTCTGATATGGACATAGTTGAACTTAATGAAGCCTTTTCTGCTCAAAGTCTGGCTGTATTACAGGATTTACCAATTGCTGCAGAGAGGCTGAATATTGATGGTGGAGCAATCTCTTTAGGGCATCCCTTAGGTGCTACCGGTGCTCGAATTACAGGTAAGGCGGCGAGTCTGCTGCAGCGTGAGAAGAAACAATTTGCTCTGGCAACTCAATGTATAGGAGGAGGTCAAGGCATTGCAACGATACTGGAGGCAGTGTCATGA
- a CDS encoding alpha/beta fold hydrolase yields the protein MKQTNYPEDWPDIDSAYYKRSVMLFGAVKKLLSVNLKLFADEQTLQGDIFLFNHFSRFETFIPQFLLYEKTGVYSCAIASGEFFSETNFLSNYLKEVGVFPHDHPRLFAMLAGQILRGRKVIIFPEGGMVKDRRVIDKKGHYSIYSRIAGNRRKQHTGPAVLGQGVEALKAAIRYAFNERDMDRLQHWKELLKFENLDELMASALKPTLIVPSNITFYPIRASENLLFKSVELLSKGMTLRQSEELLIESNIMLKDTDMDIRMGNPVNPCCVWGKHTHYMMDKVAPNIVELDDVFKLKTAPRNWRERLLGHYFVNNAKCARNQYMHRIYANVTVNLSHLASTLIMSLITANRQQITKKQFYTVLYIAIKTLQKKTTIHLHRSLLNPYEYGDLIYGTNSRFDQFICIAKEAELISEEDGCYHFLPKLCADHDFDQIRLENPIAVYNNEAEPLRIIRDHLMDADRSYFKIDPCQLAAWHFEDEQLNLAFEQKSFSPKTSDAITEQLETVTADPTPFFIQAEEPNGYGILLIHGLLASPAELREYGHYLAQQGYTVLGIRIQGHGTSPYALRELSYQQWFQGVQRGFNVLQAHCPRMFVIGFSTGGALGLKLAAERHSEILGVVAVSVPIKFVNSTFMLVPLLHNTNTFVQWMSSFEGVKPFIENAPEHPEINYHNTPVRALYELRMLIQDIEKLLPDIQTPSLLIYADQDPVVSIQSAETVFKKLGAIEKKLHVINADRHGILMENINNIWCLIDDFLKQQCHFLENENIQVHSLPTREIVS from the coding sequence ATGAAACAGACGAATTATCCTGAAGACTGGCCTGATATAGATAGTGCCTATTACAAGCGCTCGGTAATGTTATTTGGAGCAGTTAAAAAATTATTGAGTGTTAACCTCAAATTATTTGCCGACGAGCAAACTCTTCAAGGCGATATTTTCTTATTCAATCATTTTTCCCGTTTCGAAACATTTATTCCTCAATTCCTGCTGTATGAAAAAACCGGTGTTTATAGTTGCGCTATCGCATCGGGTGAGTTTTTTAGTGAAACTAACTTTTTGTCAAATTACCTTAAAGAAGTAGGTGTTTTTCCGCATGATCATCCACGTCTGTTTGCCATGTTAGCGGGGCAGATATTACGCGGTCGTAAAGTCATTATTTTTCCAGAAGGTGGTATGGTAAAAGATCGTCGTGTTATCGATAAAAAAGGCCACTATAGTATTTATTCACGCATTGCCGGTAACAGGCGTAAGCAACATACTGGCCCTGCTGTTTTAGGTCAGGGTGTAGAGGCGTTGAAAGCTGCTATTCGTTATGCGTTTAATGAAAGAGATATGGATCGCTTGCAGCATTGGAAAGAGCTGCTTAAATTTGAAAATCTTGACGAGCTCATGGCTTCAGCACTCAAGCCTACCTTAATTGTACCTTCCAATATTACCTTTTACCCAATTCGTGCTTCGGAAAACCTGTTGTTTAAAAGCGTGGAGTTGCTTTCTAAAGGAATGACGCTGCGGCAATCTGAAGAATTATTAATCGAAAGTAATATTATGCTCAAAGATACGGATATGGATATACGTATGGGAAACCCTGTCAATCCATGTTGTGTCTGGGGTAAGCATACACATTATATGATGGATAAAGTGGCACCAAATATTGTTGAACTTGATGATGTATTCAAACTGAAGACTGCGCCCAGAAATTGGAGGGAACGTTTGTTAGGCCATTATTTTGTTAATAATGCAAAATGTGCACGCAATCAATACATGCATAGAATTTATGCGAATGTGACGGTGAATCTAAGTCATTTAGCCTCGACGCTAATCATGAGCCTTATCACTGCTAATAGGCAACAGATCACTAAAAAACAATTTTATACAGTTCTGTATATTGCTATTAAAACCTTACAGAAGAAAACCACTATTCATTTACATCGCAGTTTGTTAAACCCTTATGAGTATGGTGACTTGATTTATGGAACTAATTCTCGTTTTGATCAATTTATCTGTATTGCCAAAGAAGCTGAACTGATTAGCGAGGAGGACGGGTGTTATCATTTTTTACCCAAATTATGCGCCGATCATGATTTTGACCAGATTCGTCTGGAAAATCCTATTGCTGTCTATAACAACGAAGCTGAACCTTTACGCATTATTCGTGATCACCTAATGGATGCTGATCGTAGCTATTTTAAAATTGATCCCTGTCAGTTAGCCGCCTGGCATTTTGAGGATGAGCAACTCAATCTGGCTTTTGAACAAAAAAGCTTTAGCCCTAAAACCAGTGATGCAATAACAGAGCAACTGGAAACAGTCACGGCGGATCCCACTCCATTTTTTATTCAAGCTGAAGAGCCCAATGGCTATGGAATATTATTGATACATGGTTTGTTAGCCAGCCCGGCTGAATTGCGTGAATATGGTCATTACCTTGCACAGCAAGGATATACAGTGCTGGGTATTAGAATTCAAGGGCACGGTACTTCACCTTATGCTTTACGAGAATTGAGTTATCAACAATGGTTTCAAGGTGTGCAAAGGGGTTTCAATGTTTTGCAGGCGCATTGTCCCAGGATGTTTGTTATCGGCTTTTCAACCGGTGGTGCTCTGGGACTGAAACTTGCGGCGGAAAGACATAGTGAAATACTAGGCGTAGTTGCTGTATCAGTACCGATAAAATTTGTAAATTCTACCTTCATGCTAGTGCCATTGTTACATAACACGAATACTTTTGTGCAATGGATGTCATCATTTGAAGGTGTAAAACCTTTTATCGAAAACGCCCCTGAACACCCTGAAATCAACTATCACAATACTCCTGTAAGAGCTTTGTACGAACTACGCATGTTAATCCAGGATATTGAAAAATTATTGCCTGATATACAAACACCTTCTTTATTAATTTATGCTGATCAGGATCCAGTAGTGTCAATTCAGAGTGCTGAGACCGTGTTCAAAAAACTGGGTGCAATAGAAAAAAAATTGCATGTCATCAATGCCGATCGACATGGCATATTAATGGAAAATATCAACAATATATGGTGCTTGATTGATGACTTTTTGAAGCAACAATGTCACTTTCTGGAGAATGAAAATATACAGGTACACTCTTTACCAACACGGGAGATAGTCTCATGA
- a CDS encoding VOC family protein, translating into MAKLNFLLHHSSLMISDLDASTKFYTEIIGLQQVARPDLGFPGAWFQLGENQQLHILLLDNIDPTTGRPEHGGRDRHVALTVDNFDLVRDSLEKNNIFYTMSKSGRKALFFRDPDANAIEIIGRD; encoded by the coding sequence ATGGCAAAATTAAACTTTTTATTACATCACTCCAGTCTAATGATTTCTGATTTAGACGCTTCTACTAAATTTTATACTGAAATTATCGGCTTACAGCAGGTGGCGCGACCTGATTTGGGCTTTCCAGGTGCATGGTTTCAGCTAGGTGAAAATCAACAATTGCACATTCTTTTATTAGATAATATTGATCCGACAACAGGAAGGCCTGAGCATGGTGGCCGTGATCGGCATGTCGCGTTAACAGTCGATAATTTTGATTTAGTACGTGATTCTCTGGAAAAAAATAATATTTTTTATACAATGAGCAAATCCGGGCGCAAAGCTTTATTTTTCCGTGATCCTGATGCCAATGCAATTGAAATTATTGGTCGTGATTAA
- a CDS encoding TMEM165/GDT1 family protein — MDFLSLHLPTSFFNWFTPVSTSYALIIAAEMGDKSQLVCMTLAAKHRAMPIILGAVIAFALLNTLAVIFGVAIASWVPAYIVAALVCVLFASYGIHALFFNGVEEEEEQLQEKSGHNIFFTTFLLISVAEFGDKTQLAVVALSSTALPEAIWIGSTLALATTSILGVIAGRTLLKKIPLTSLHRLSGFIFIILAGFAAYQAYSHFYAAFDSIPQFLTTVL; from the coding sequence ATGGATTTTTTGTCCTTACATCTGCCCACATCTTTTTTTAACTGGTTTACGCCTGTTAGTACCAGCTATGCTCTAATTATTGCAGCTGAAATGGGCGACAAAAGCCAATTGGTTTGCATGACCCTGGCAGCTAAACACCGTGCTATGCCAATTATTCTAGGGGCTGTCATAGCTTTTGCTTTACTTAATACCCTGGCAGTGATCTTTGGGGTAGCCATTGCTAGCTGGGTTCCTGCTTATATTGTTGCCGCACTTGTTTGCGTACTTTTTGCAAGCTATGGAATCCACGCATTATTTTTTAACGGTGTTGAAGAGGAAGAAGAACAGCTACAAGAAAAAAGTGGCCATAATATTTTCTTTACCACCTTCCTGTTAATTAGTGTAGCTGAATTCGGTGACAAGACTCAGCTCGCTGTTGTTGCATTGAGCAGCACTGCCCTACCTGAGGCAATCTGGATTGGATCTACACTCGCATTAGCGACCACATCAATTTTGGGTGTTATCGCTGGTCGTACTTTATTAAAAAAAATACCACTGACATCATTACATCGTTTGAGTGGCTTTATCTTTATTATTTTAGCTGGTTTTGCGGCTTATCAAGCTTATTCCCATTTTTATGCAGCCTTTGATTCTATTCCCCAATTCTTAACCACTGTACTGTAA
- the pdxJ gene encoding pyridoxine 5'-phosphate synthase → MQKQLILLGVNIDHIATLRQARATSYPEPIQAALIAEQAGADSITAHLREDRRHMQDRDMYLLKDIIHTRLNFEMAVTDEMLKIVSQVKPFACCLVPEKREELTTEGGLDVASSLDKMKHACAYLAESDIEVSLFIDPEVRQIDAAVSAGAPVIELHTGRYADAVNQQQRKTELERIQKAASYAHSAGLQVNAGHGLTLYNVEEICKIPEIVELNIGHAIIAQAVFSGLEIAVRDMKRTMRNARL, encoded by the coding sequence ATGCAAAAGCAATTAATCTTGTTAGGGGTCAATATTGACCATATAGCCACCTTAAGACAGGCAAGAGCCACAAGTTACCCTGAGCCAATACAGGCTGCCTTAATAGCTGAGCAGGCAGGAGCTGATAGTATTACGGCTCATTTGCGCGAAGACCGTCGTCATATGCAAGATCGAGATATGTATTTGTTAAAGGATATCATCCACACGCGGCTAAATTTTGAAATGGCAGTGACAGATGAAATGCTCAAAATTGTCAGCCAGGTAAAACCTTTTGCCTGTTGTCTGGTACCCGAAAAAAGAGAGGAGTTAACCACAGAAGGGGGCTTGGATGTTGCTTCGAGTCTGGATAAGATGAAACACGCTTGTGCATATCTGGCAGAGTCTGATATAGAAGTGTCGCTTTTTATTGACCCTGAAGTACGGCAGATAGATGCTGCTGTTAGCGCTGGTGCGCCAGTGATAGAGTTGCATACCGGGCGTTACGCAGATGCAGTTAATCAACAACAACGCAAGACTGAACTAGAGCGGATCCAGAAAGCTGCAAGTTATGCTCACAGTGCGGGGCTGCAAGTTAATGCGGGCCATGGTTTAACTTTATACAATGTTGAAGAGATCTGCAAAATACCTGAAATTGTTGAATTAAATATCGGCCATGCCATTATTGCCCAAGCCGTTTTTTCGGGTTTAGAAATAGCAGTTAGAGATATGAAACGTACTATGAGAAATGCAAGACTCTAA
- the recO gene encoding DNA repair protein RecO, producing the protein MPQSLQAGFLLHHQNYQESSLIIDVFTQTSGRVSLIAKGVRRQKAKYLGLLQPFVPLNISYIGSGNLKTLSHVEAGQSDTILPGLNTYCGFYLNELLRRFIPVGEPYPDVFLNYLTCLQQLKSTREIEAALRTFEIQLLQAIGYGLQLDVDYLTQLPIQAVHTYQYDIEQGATINDNGQVHGATLIAMRYGKYSDTQQLNAAKQLMRQIIDFYLQGKPLKSRILISKLIQKKSCKSN; encoded by the coding sequence ATGCCTCAAAGCCTGCAAGCGGGGTTTTTATTACACCATCAAAATTATCAGGAAAGCAGTCTTATCATTGATGTATTTACTCAGACATCCGGACGTGTTTCGCTGATAGCCAAAGGCGTCAGACGCCAAAAGGCAAAATATCTGGGTTTGTTGCAACCTTTTGTCCCGCTAAATATTAGCTATATTGGTTCGGGAAATCTTAAAACGTTAAGCCATGTAGAAGCAGGCCAGTCAGATACGATTCTTCCTGGTCTTAATACATACTGTGGTTTTTATCTCAATGAACTCTTAAGGCGCTTTATACCCGTTGGCGAGCCTTATCCTGATGTATTCCTTAATTATTTGACCTGTTTACAGCAATTAAAGTCGACTCGCGAGATTGAGGCGGCCTTACGTACCTTTGAGATTCAGTTACTACAAGCGATAGGTTACGGCTTACAATTAGATGTTGATTACCTGACACAGTTACCCATTCAAGCAGTCCACACCTATCAATACGACATAGAGCAGGGGGCAACCATTAATGATAATGGTCAGGTTCATGGTGCCACACTGATCGCAATGCGATATGGAAAGTATAGCGATACCCAGCAATTAAATGCAGCTAAGCAACTAATGCGCCAGATTATCGACTTTTATTTGCAAGGTAAGCCCCTGAAAAGTCGTATTTTAATTTCTAAACTTATACAAAAAAAATCATGCAAAAGCAATTAA
- the era gene encoding GTPase Era yields the protein MNCGYVAFIGQPNVGKSTLMNHLLGQKISITSRKPQTTRHQILGIKTSDKGQAIYMDTPGMHDSSKKAFNRYLNRTADTTLLGVDLVVWLIDGLAWQDYDDVIFKKLERVNIPVILAVNKIDRVKNKEAIFAFFADAQKKFPFQEIVPISALKQTNLDLLDNLIMQLLPEGNTIYPEDQITDRPERFLVAEIIREKLTRRLGDELPYALTVEIEKYEELPHITKIYALIWVERETQKNIVIGKHGEFLKNIGIEARKDIENLIGSKVYLQLWVKVKSGWSDNERAIQSLGFKE from the coding sequence ATGAATTGCGGATATGTCGCCTTTATTGGTCAGCCCAATGTAGGAAAATCGACCCTGATGAATCATTTATTAGGGCAAAAAATCAGTATTACGTCACGTAAACCACAAACCACGCGGCACCAGATTTTAGGAATTAAAACCAGTGATAAAGGCCAGGCTATCTATATGGATACTCCGGGTATGCATGACAGTAGCAAAAAAGCCTTTAATCGCTATCTTAATAGAACAGCAGATACGACACTTTTAGGAGTAGACCTGGTAGTCTGGCTTATTGATGGCCTGGCATGGCAGGATTATGATGATGTTATTTTTAAAAAATTAGAACGTGTAAATATCCCTGTTATTCTGGCAGTTAATAAAATCGACAGAGTAAAAAACAAGGAAGCTATTTTTGCATTTTTTGCTGATGCACAGAAGAAATTTCCTTTTCAAGAAATAGTGCCGATATCCGCCTTAAAACAGACTAATCTGGATCTATTAGATAATCTAATTATGCAGCTGTTACCGGAAGGTAATACTATTTATCCAGAAGATCAGATTACCGATCGACCTGAGCGTTTTTTAGTCGCTGAGATTATTAGAGAAAAATTAACCCGCCGCCTGGGGGATGAATTACCTTATGCCTTGACGGTAGAAATTGAAAAATATGAAGAACTGCCGCATATTACTAAAATTTATGCACTTATCTGGGTAGAACGCGAAACTCAAAAAAATATAGTGATAGGTAAACATGGGGAATTTCTAAAAAATATCGGTATAGAGGCTAGAAAAGATATCGAAAATTTAATTGGTTCTAAGGTTTATTTGCAGTTGTGGGTCAAAGTGAAATCGGGTTGGTCTGATAATGAACGTGCTATACAAAGCCTGGGGTTTAAAGAATAA
- the rnc gene encoding ribonuclease III, giving the protein MIKAPERLSKKLGLTFNHPEWFVLALTHRSMGARNNERLEFLGDSILGFVIAEALFEKFPDAPEGVLSRLRASLVNQESLAELARLHNFGDYLILGSGELKSGGYRRASILSDAVEAIMGAIIKDQGIDNCKAWILDLFADRIAALHLDNWQKDPKTRLQEYLQARQLDIPEYSLISQTGLPHEQTFKVECSITLFDKKFIGVGISRKKAEQQSAELMLAQIARDSK; this is encoded by the coding sequence ATGATCAAAGCGCCTGAACGTCTTAGTAAAAAACTAGGACTGACTTTTAACCATCCTGAGTGGTTCGTTTTAGCACTTACACACCGTAGTATGGGCGCTAGAAACAATGAGCGCCTGGAATTTTTAGGTGATTCTATTTTAGGCTTTGTTATTGCAGAAGCTCTGTTTGAAAAATTCCCTGATGCTCCCGAAGGTGTTTTAAGTCGTCTTAGAGCCAGCCTGGTGAATCAGGAGTCTTTAGCCGAATTAGCACGCCTGCATAACTTTGGTGATTATCTTATTTTGGGTTCGGGTGAGTTAAAAAGTGGCGGATATCGGCGCGCATCTATTTTATCCGATGCTGTTGAGGCAATTATGGGTGCGATAATAAAAGATCAAGGGATAGATAACTGCAAAGCCTGGATTCTGGATTTATTTGCTGATCGTATTGCGGCTTTGCATCTGGATAATTGGCAAAAAGATCCTAAAACACGGTTACAGGAGTATTTGCAGGCTCGGCAATTAGATATTCCTGAGTATTCTTTAATCAGCCAGACGGGTTTGCCACATGAGCAAACCTTTAAAGTAGAATGCTCAATTACTTTATTTGATAAAAAATTTATCGGTGTCGGCATTTCAAGAAAAAAAGCCGAACAACAATCAGCAGAACTTATGCTTGCACAAATAGCCAGGGATTCAAAATGA
- a CDS encoding DUF4845 domain-containing protein — translation MYTTHKKQQGITLISLILILGLIAFLTLLVLKISPIYMNHSKVVHALETLKHRTDIEKKSKQEVWTSLSKQFNMNYVYDVKKNNVKITSRGGYLKVQIVYHVKELIFGNLSVWVDFDDSIEVGVK, via the coding sequence ATGTATACTACGCATAAAAAACAACAGGGAATAACTTTAATTTCTTTGATATTAATTTTAGGGCTTATTGCATTTCTTACTTTATTGGTCTTAAAAATAAGCCCTATATATATGAATCACAGTAAAGTCGTTCATGCATTGGAAACCTTAAAACATCGCACCGATATAGAGAAAAAAAGTAAGCAGGAAGTCTGGACCTCGCTATCCAAGCAATTTAATATGAACTATGTTTATGATGTTAAAAAGAATAATGTAAAAATTACTTCCAGAGGTGGGTACTTAAAAGTCCAGATTGTTTATCATGTTAAAGAACTGATTTTTGGTAATTTAAGTGTCTGGGTAGATTTTGATGATTCTATAGAAGTAGGGGTTAAATGA